The window TTGTTTTTTGGGAGGCAAGGCTCCGGAAGTTGTTCTTTCAGTATTCCATGTAAAACCTTCAATCGCCATATTTTCTGCAACAAATTTTCCGCGGCTTAATTCCAAAAGGTTAAAATAAAAGTCTATATTTTGGATTTCAAATAAATTGCGCATGGGTTCTTTTTTATTTGCAACCTTATATCCTTGGATTCTAAACCTAGTGTTAAACAAGTCGAAGTCTACAAGGCTTACCTCACATTTTGCACCGAAGGCTGCTTCGGAGCCTCCGACTATAATTTTTTTTGCCAATACATTTCTAAAAATATATACAAAGAATAGAACGGCAAAAACGCAGGCCAAAGCACCCAGTACTGCCGGAAAATTTACCCTTCCCTTTTGCCTGCCTATTTCCAAAGCTATTTTGTTTATTCGTTTTAATTGAGTCTTATCGTTTATCTTTGTTTTATCGAATTCGAAATATTCTTTGTTTGTTTTTTCATCGGTACTTGAAACTATAAAACCTTGGATAAAATCTTTATCTGCCGGAATGAAAATCTTTTTATAGATTTTTCGATTAAGAGATCTTTTTGTATAACGCTTTTTAAAAAGTTTTTTTACCTTTTCAAGTTTTTTTGCCTCTTTAGCGGCCCTTTTGGCAGCTTTTATTTCATCTTTTTGCAATGATTCGTTATTTTTATTCGTCATATTAAAAATTGTCCTTTATATCAGATATTTTTGTTAAGTGGCGAAGAAGCGGTATCTTACCTAAAAGGCCGACACCCTTTACATTTACGGCAGGCTGCATATATTTTCTATATTTTGCTATTATAATTCTTGTTAAGATGTATACGGGAATATACAGTATAAGTCCACAAATTATACCTCCCAAGACCATTGTGTTCGAAAGCTTAAAAAGAGCTACAAAAGGAATGTTTTCTAAGGCGATAAAGATGGGGCGTAAAAATAGCAGTTGAACAGCCCAAAAACCTATGTTGTTTATTAGTACATCCATAAATGGGGTTAAAAACCCGAATAAAATAAAAGATATAAAAAAGGCTCCTTTATTTATGCGGATAAAAATAGACAAAAAAAACAAAAACGTAAATGTTAAATTATTTTTAGGTAATATTGCCAAAAAAAGGCCTAAGGCGACGGCATGAGCTATATCACCGGGATGAGCATTTGCATTAATGGCTCTAAAAAATGAAGTTACATATTTTATCATAGAAATACGGTTTTAAACCTCCTCCTTTTCATTTAGTCTATAACATGGAAGCTTTTTTTTCAATAGCATCGGCATATACTTTTAAATATTTTTCCGCGGCTATATTCCATCCGAACTTTTTACTCATGGCCTTGGTTCTCATCTTTTTTATGTGATCTTTTTTATTATACCATGCATAAGCTGCCCAGCCGACCGTATCGTAAATACTTTGAGGGCTTAAGTAGTCAAGCACAAAACCCGTACCCTCGCCTGTTTCTTCATTATAGTTTTCTACCGTATCTGCGAGCCCTCCAGTCTTTCGGACTATGGGCAAGGTTCCGTAAAGGAGGGAATACATTTGGTTTAAGCCGCATGGTTCATATCTTGAAGGCATCAAGAAAAAGTCGCTTCCGGCTTCGATTAAATGACTTAATTCTTCATTATAGCCTATATAACATCTAAAATTAGGCAGCCTTTGTGAAAGAAAATTGAGCTCTTTTTCGCACCAAGATTCACCTGAGCCCAAAACAACCATTTGAAGTTTTATATCGGAACATATCTTAAAGGCTGAACCGTACATGGGTCCGAAAAGCTCTGAAATACCCTTTTGATCAACCAATCGGCTTATCATACCGAATACCGGAACGGAAATATCTATTTCGAGACCGAACCTTTCCTGTAAAACGGATTTATTTTTTTCCTTTTCCTCAAGGGTTTTAGAATTGTATCGGTAAGGAATATACTCGTCTTTTGAAGGATTCCAAATTGAGGTGTCTACCCCATTTAAAATTCCTGTCAGTTCTTTTTCCCTGTACCGCAAAATACCATCCATCCTAAAGCCGAATTCGGGGCGTTTAATTTCTTCCGCATAAGAAGGAGAAACGGTTGTAAGCATATCGGAAGAAACAAGGGCCGCTTTTAAAAAGTTTATTCTATCCCAGTCTTCAAAGCCTGTAGTATAAAAGTCGTTCCAATCAAGGCCTGTGTCGGGAAAGGTATGCTTTGAATAAACACCTTGGTAACCCATATTATGAATGGTAAAAACACTTGCCGTATTTTTAAATTCCGTATTTTTTTCTGTAAAGCGTAAAAGTACGGGTACCAAGCCCGCAGCCCAATCATGGGCATGTACAACGTCGGGAATCCATGCCTGTTTTCTGCAAACTTGAAAAGCTGCATGGGCTAAAAGTGAAAATCTTTTCGTATTATCGGAAAAATCAGGTTCAAAAGCTGAACCGTAAACGCCATCTCTGCCAAAGGCTTGTTCATGGTCTATAAAATAAACCTTTACCTTTGAAGAAGGCAGATTTGACTCATAAACTCCTACCCAGTGTTCATAAGGCCCAAGATGAACGGCCATAGCCCCCGGAATTTGCTTTAAGTTTTTTCGATCGATTTTATAATAACGAGGCATTACAACCCTTACATCATGTCTTTTTTCTGCAAGAGCTATTGATAAAGCTGTAACGGCATCAGCCAAACCTCCTACTTTTGCAAAAGGAACAAGCTCGCTTG of the Treponema denticola ATCC 35405 genome contains:
- a CDS encoding DUF2062 domain-containing protein, with protein sequence MIKYVTSFFRAINANAHPGDIAHAVALGLFLAILPKNNLTFTFLFFLSIFIRINKGAFFISFILFGFLTPFMDVLINNIGFWAVQLLFLRPIFIALENIPFVALFKLSNTMVLGGIICGLILYIPVYILTRIIIAKYRKYMQPAVNVKGVGLLGKIPLLRHLTKISDIKDNF
- the glgA gene encoding glycogen synthase GlgA, with the translated sequence MKIMMVTSELVPFAKVGGLADAVTALSIALAEKRHDVRVVMPRYYKIDRKNLKQIPGAMAVHLGPYEHWVGVYESNLPSSKVKVYFIDHEQAFGRDGVYGSAFEPDFSDNTKRFSLLAHAAFQVCRKQAWIPDVVHAHDWAAGLVPVLLRFTEKNTEFKNTASVFTIHNMGYQGVYSKHTFPDTGLDWNDFYTTGFEDWDRINFLKAALVSSDMLTTVSPSYAEEIKRPEFGFRMDGILRYREKELTGILNGVDTSIWNPSKDEYIPYRYNSKTLEEKEKNKSVLQERFGLEIDISVPVFGMISRLVDQKGISELFGPMYGSAFKICSDIKLQMVVLGSGESWCEKELNFLSQRLPNFRCYIGYNEELSHLIEAGSDFFLMPSRYEPCGLNQMYSLLYGTLPIVRKTGGLADTVENYNEETGEGTGFVLDYLSPQSIYDTVGWAAYAWYNKKDHIKKMRTKAMSKKFGWNIAAEKYLKVYADAIEKKASML